In Romeriopsis navalis LEGE 11480, the following proteins share a genomic window:
- a CDS encoding ABC transporter permease — translation MPPKKSTHHVKPDKSGINLASGQRSFRHHQWLKAYEDKLLSLLAVISFLLAWEAISRSGLIQPIFISSPSRIWRAAQWLFANGFLNDIRVSSIEFSAGFILAILLGVPAGISLGWYRRLYALFDPFISALYATPRVALLPLLILWLGIGINSKIAVVFLGAFFPVLINTITSIKTLDPLLLKCARSFGASDRQVFTTLAIPASIPYIIAGMRLAIGRGLVGVVVGELIASTAGVGHMISVAGATFQTDKVFVGIIVLSSTGYILTELLKLVERYFERWRPKPPT, via the coding sequence ATGCCGCCCAAGAAATCTACGCATCATGTCAAACCAGACAAGTCTGGAATTAATTTAGCCAGTGGCCAGCGATCGTTCCGCCACCATCAATGGCTCAAGGCATATGAAGACAAACTCTTGTCGCTACTTGCGGTCATTAGTTTTCTGCTCGCCTGGGAAGCGATCTCCCGATCGGGACTGATTCAACCAATTTTTATCAGTTCACCGAGCCGGATTTGGCGGGCCGCTCAGTGGTTATTTGCCAACGGGTTCTTAAATGATATTCGGGTCAGTAGTATCGAGTTTAGTGCCGGATTTATCCTCGCGATCTTACTCGGTGTCCCGGCTGGCATTAGTTTAGGCTGGTATCGGCGGCTCTATGCGCTGTTTGACCCATTTATTTCGGCCCTATACGCTACCCCACGAGTCGCACTGCTCCCGCTGTTAATCCTGTGGCTTGGGATTGGCATTAATTCCAAAATTGCCGTTGTCTTCCTCGGGGCATTTTTCCCGGTTCTAATTAATACCATCACGAGCATTAAAACCCTCGATCCACTGCTGCTAAAATGCGCACGTTCCTTTGGTGCGAGCGATCGTCAGGTCTTCACCACCCTCGCAATTCCCGCTTCTATCCCTTACATCATCGCCGGTATGCGTTTGGCCATTGGGCGGGGATTAGTCGGCGTGGTAGTCGGTGAGTTAATCGCCTCAACGGCTGGTGTGGGACATATGATCAGCGTTGCTGGTGCCACATTTCAAACCGACAAAGTCTTTGTGGGTATCATTGTGCTGTCAAGCACGGGATATATCCTGACGGAATTACTCAAATTGGTAGAACGATATTTTGAACGGTGGCGACCTAAACCACCCACATAA
- a CDS encoding AEC family transporter, whose translation MPLVMGVLIGWLASYWLPKQTPVYLGKGLFLFGVPISVFVFLRQTDRSDSIWLAGVAAWGAMLTGLGLMYWWLRWGKPKHNRLTAARSTQGTILLASMVGNTGYLGLPIALSLFGNTGFAWALFYDLLGTTLGAYGVGAMIASRYGPGKPGSSSTLPRIWQNPTLWTFMLALIYQDPLPEFVEQGLRSIAWGAISLALILIGMRLGQLTSLHQIRQTAIPLGLKMLLLPLLIWGITAPLPIPTIAKQVIVLQTAMPPAFATLVLAESYSLDPEFAVALIATGTGGLLFTLPLWLWLTGLLG comes from the coding sequence ATGCCTTTAGTGATGGGTGTATTGATCGGCTGGCTGGCCAGTTATTGGCTACCCAAACAAACTCCGGTTTATTTAGGCAAAGGATTATTTTTATTTGGGGTGCCGATTAGTGTCTTTGTATTTCTGCGGCAGACGGATCGATCCGACTCAATTTGGCTCGCGGGGGTGGCGGCTTGGGGCGCAATGCTGACGGGTTTGGGACTAATGTATTGGTGGCTCCGTTGGGGTAAGCCCAAACACAATCGATTGACTGCAGCACGATCGACCCAAGGCACAATACTACTGGCTTCCATGGTGGGTAATACCGGCTATTTAGGTCTACCCATTGCCTTGAGCTTATTTGGCAATACCGGCTTTGCCTGGGCCTTGTTCTACGACTTGTTGGGCACCACGCTCGGCGCCTATGGTGTCGGGGCAATGATTGCTAGCCGCTATGGCCCAGGAAAACCCGGCAGCAGCTCAACATTGCCGCGTATTTGGCAAAATCCCACGCTCTGGACATTTATGCTGGCCTTGATCTATCAGGATCCACTGCCAGAATTCGTCGAGCAGGGATTGAGGAGCATTGCCTGGGGTGCCATCAGTCTGGCCTTAATCCTCATTGGTATGCGCCTTGGCCAACTCACCTCACTCCACCAAATCCGCCAGACGGCGATCCCCCTGGGACTCAAAATGTTGCTGTTGCCGCTGCTTATATGGGGGATTACGGCACCGCTGCCAATACCAACGATCGCCAAACAAGTCATCGTGCTCCAAACCGCGATGCCACCAGCTTTTGCCACATTAGTCTTAGCCGAAAGCTATAGTCTGGATCCTGAATTTGCAGTTGCACTCATTGCCACCGGCACCGGCGGCTTACTATTCACCCTGCCACTCTGGTTATGGCTAACGGGCCTACTGGGATAA
- a CDS encoding glycosyltransferase family 2 protein, whose protein sequence is MYFVLLKSITLLLTGLSGFLLLLCLLLLLETIAFLLPPRAVQHQSLGPQPRAAIVIPAHDEEAVLAETLAPLTQLPYPIVLVADNCSDRTATIGRNFGALVIERHNPYLLGKGYAMDFGIDFLSKTPPDVVLFLDADCQVPNAEVMQLIDYAIQFQRPIQSAYVMRLPSEPTSKHRVSVFAFKFKNQVRMHGLSRLGGPTVLAGSGMAFPWHTLENVNLASGAIVEDMKLGIDLAISSRPVLFYPHATVTSVLPQKTTAVNSQRTRWEHGHLQSIGTYVPKLLVASLRQRRGDLLLLAWDLCIPPLSLMVMLWAMSLGVITLAYSFGMAELAFNLILMAGVMLLSAILLAWQRIGRTDLPLRDLLRIPFYVLGKVPLYLRFMTDRQEAWERTERDRVESSSSISLSSKN, encoded by the coding sequence ATGTATTTCGTGCTGCTTAAGAGCATTACTTTACTGCTCACTGGTTTGAGCGGTTTTTTATTATTACTTTGTCTGTTGCTATTGCTCGAAACGATTGCGTTCTTGCTACCACCGCGCGCAGTTCAGCATCAATCTCTAGGGCCACAGCCACGGGCGGCGATCGTTATTCCGGCCCATGATGAAGAAGCGGTTTTGGCGGAGACGTTAGCGCCATTAACCCAGCTACCTTATCCCATCGTGTTGGTGGCAGATAACTGTAGCGATCGCACCGCAACAATTGGGCGAAATTTTGGCGCGTTGGTGATTGAGCGGCATAATCCATATCTGTTGGGGAAGGGCTATGCCATGGATTTTGGCATTGATTTCCTCAGTAAGACTCCCCCCGATGTTGTATTGTTCCTCGATGCTGATTGTCAGGTGCCGAATGCCGAAGTCATGCAGTTGATTGACTATGCGATCCAGTTTCAGCGACCGATTCAATCCGCCTATGTGATGCGGTTGCCGAGTGAACCAACCTCGAAACATCGAGTATCTGTATTTGCCTTTAAGTTTAAGAATCAAGTGCGGATGCACGGTCTGTCACGTTTGGGCGGTCCGACAGTATTGGCCGGCTCCGGGATGGCGTTTCCCTGGCATACGCTGGAAAACGTCAATTTAGCCAGTGGGGCGATTGTGGAAGATATGAAGCTGGGGATTGATCTGGCCATATCATCACGGCCCGTTTTGTTTTATCCCCATGCCACAGTCACGAGTGTGCTGCCCCAGAAAACAACCGCTGTGAATAGTCAGCGGACGCGCTGGGAGCATGGTCATCTGCAATCGATCGGCACCTATGTACCGAAGTTGCTAGTTGCGAGTTTGCGGCAACGTCGAGGCGATTTACTGTTATTAGCCTGGGATTTATGTATTCCACCGCTATCACTCATGGTGATGCTTTGGGCAATGAGTTTAGGGGTGATTACGCTAGCCTATAGCTTTGGGATGGCCGAGTTGGCCTTTAACTTGATCCTCATGGCGGGGGTGATGCTGCTATCGGCGATTCTGCTCGCTTGGCAGCGGATTGGCCGGACAGACTTGCCGCTTCGGGATTTGCTGCGAATTCCCTTCTATGTTTTGGGTAAGGTGCCGTTGTACCTGCGCTTTATGACTGACCGGCAAGAAGCCTGGGAGCGGACCGAACGCGATCGCGTCGAATCATCCTCATCCATCTCGTTATCATCAAAAAACTAA
- the crtD gene encoding C-3',4' desaturase CrtD: MSTAASHSQAQTVVVVGAGIGGLTAAALLAHRGYQVKVFDQAIVPGGCASTFKRQGFTFDVGATQVAGLEPGGIHQRIFAELGIDLPESVPCDPACAVMLPGETTPINVWRDPVKWQAERERQFPGSGPFWQLMADLFKVSWEFQGRDPVLPPRNPWDLWQLIQALRPATLITLPHAFSTVGDVLRSLGLDGDQRLKTFLDMQLKLYSQVDADETAMLYAATAMAVSQEPCGLYHLQGSMQVLSDRLVEALVRDGGSLAMRHTVTAMSVNQDRVTSVTVRNQKTNETWVEKADHVVANVTVQDLMRLLGEQAPAGYQRRVDKLSPASGAFVLYLGVDEAAVPDDCPPHLQFLYDPTGPIGENNSLFVSVSHNGDGRAPVGKATIIASSFVETQAWRGMSSEQYAQMKQQYTDEAIAKLGQYFNLDGTIVCQEAATPRTFAHFTAREAGVVGGVGMRLSTFGPFGFANRTPIRQLWLVGDSTHPGEGTAGVSYSALTVARQIAES; this comes from the coding sequence ATGTCTACTGCGGCTTCCCATTCTCAGGCTCAAACCGTCGTTGTTGTTGGTGCGGGTATCGGTGGACTAACGGCCGCAGCGTTGCTGGCCCATCGTGGCTATCAGGTAAAGGTATTTGACCAAGCGATCGTCCCGGGTGGTTGTGCTTCGACCTTCAAGCGCCAGGGATTTACCTTTGATGTGGGGGCAACCCAGGTTGCGGGGTTAGAGCCGGGCGGAATTCACCAGCGGATTTTTGCGGAGCTGGGGATTGACTTACCGGAATCAGTGCCCTGTGACCCGGCTTGTGCGGTGATGTTGCCGGGTGAAACGACGCCAATTAATGTGTGGCGTGATCCGGTGAAGTGGCAAGCGGAGCGTGAGCGCCAGTTTCCCGGCAGTGGGCCATTCTGGCAACTGATGGCGGATTTGTTTAAGGTTAGCTGGGAGTTTCAGGGACGTGATCCAGTCTTGCCACCGCGCAACCCGTGGGATTTGTGGCAATTAATCCAGGCGTTACGACCTGCCACGTTGATCACACTGCCCCATGCCTTCTCGACGGTGGGTGATGTGTTGCGATCGCTGGGACTAGATGGTGATCAACGGCTCAAAACTTTTCTGGATATGCAGCTCAAGCTCTATTCCCAAGTTGATGCTGATGAAACGGCTATGCTCTATGCTGCAACGGCCATGGCCGTTTCCCAGGAACCCTGTGGGCTATATCACTTGCAGGGCAGCATGCAGGTGCTGAGCGATCGATTAGTGGAAGCGTTGGTGCGTGATGGTGGCAGTCTGGCTATGCGTCATACGGTGACTGCAATGTCGGTTAACCAAGATCGTGTGACGAGCGTTACAGTTCGCAATCAGAAAACCAACGAAACTTGGGTAGAAAAAGCTGATCATGTGGTGGCAAACGTCACAGTTCAGGACTTAATGCGCCTTTTGGGAGAGCAAGCCCCCGCTGGATATCAGCGGCGCGTTGACAAGTTGTCTCCCGCTTCTGGCGCATTTGTGCTGTATCTCGGGGTAGACGAAGCTGCTGTACCAGACGATTGCCCGCCCCATCTGCAGTTTCTCTACGATCCGACTGGACCGATTGGCGAAAACAATTCACTGTTTGTTTCGGTTAGTCATAACGGTGATGGTCGTGCTCCCGTGGGCAAAGCGACGATTATCGCCTCGTCATTTGTCGAAACTCAAGCATGGCGCGGAATGTCATCAGAGCAATATGCGCAAATGAAGCAGCAGTATACCGATGAAGCAATTGCAAAGCTGGGGCAGTACTTCAATTTAGATGGCACGATCGTTTGCCAAGAAGCGGCAACACCCCGGACTTTCGCCCATTTTACGGCCCGCGAAGCGGGCGTTGTTGGGGGCGTGGGAATGCGGTTGAGTACGTTTGGGCCGTTTGGTTTTGCCAATCGCACCCCAATTCGTCAACTTTGGTTGGTAGGAGATTCGACTCATCCGGGAGAGGGAACTGCGGGCGTAAGTTACTCCGCATTAACTGTCGCGCGGCAGATTGCAGAATCCTAA
- a CDS encoding non-ribosomal peptide synthetase produces MDMHSIESCTDQYVGFQRSEIEQSISARFDRIAQRFGQRIALTSQGNCITYNTVNQIANRLARSLQQRATTDQTPVVVLLNHDAPLLIAILGILKAGKAYVVLEPSLPTGRFNRILADLQPRLIITNHQHWDLAVNVSSRDCQIINLEALNETIDSRNLNLAIAPEALAAVFYTSGSTGQPKGVKRSHQGVLHRVWLETNDYQIQAGDKIALLYSCGFGTSVSDIFNALLNGATLCLYDFKTGGIANLTTWLQQEAISMFHLPVAVFQQWLDTMANSSPKQFPHLRQVNPSGRLYRRDVERFWKYFAAPCVLVQRFSSTETTMATRLLISPQTELPDPIVPVGYPVLDKEILLLDEHRQPVTHNGPGEIAVRSRYLSPGYWRDLALTRQKFLPDPEDAQSQIYCTGDLGQWRSDGCLQYLGRKDFMLKIRGYRVEPSEIETALFECDIVQQAVVIADTENAQDPRLIAYVVPTVPQPQLSNQLYHDLQDKLPDYMMPAAFVPMEALPLTPNGKIDRRALPAVNWSQRDRAVDCVAPRTPMETQLSQIWCTLLKLEEVSINDNFFMLGGHSLLATQMISMIRQEFQVELPLSKIFAAPTIAALTIEITLLIGVQDASQIKHTDYEQMMTLLDSLEELADDEVSQQLK; encoded by the coding sequence ATGGATATGCATTCGATCGAGTCATGCACCGATCAATATGTGGGGTTCCAACGATCGGAAATTGAGCAATCGATTAGTGCTCGGTTTGACCGGATTGCCCAGCGATTTGGCCAACGGATTGCGCTCACGAGTCAGGGCAACTGCATTACCTATAACACCGTCAATCAAATCGCTAATCGTTTGGCCCGGAGCCTACAACAACGGGCGACAACGGATCAAACACCCGTCGTTGTGCTGCTGAATCACGATGCGCCACTCTTGATCGCGATTCTAGGCATCTTGAAAGCTGGGAAAGCCTACGTTGTGCTTGAACCCAGCTTACCAACTGGGCGCTTCAATCGCATTCTTGCGGATCTCCAACCCCGGCTGATTATCACCAATCATCAACATTGGGACTTAGCCGTTAACGTATCGAGTCGCGATTGCCAAATTATTAATCTCGAGGCATTAAATGAAACGATTGACAGTCGTAATTTGAACTTAGCGATCGCCCCCGAGGCTTTAGCCGCCGTTTTCTATACTTCTGGTTCAACCGGTCAACCCAAGGGTGTCAAACGCAGTCATCAAGGTGTCCTACATCGGGTTTGGTTAGAAACGAACGATTATCAAATTCAGGCTGGTGACAAAATCGCATTGCTCTATTCCTGTGGGTTTGGCACATCAGTTAGCGATATCTTCAATGCGCTGCTCAATGGTGCAACACTCTGTCTCTATGATTTTAAAACAGGGGGAATCGCCAACCTGACAACTTGGCTACAGCAGGAAGCAATTAGCATGTTCCATTTGCCCGTCGCCGTGTTTCAACAGTGGCTTGACACCATGGCAAACAGTAGCCCTAAGCAATTTCCGCATTTGCGTCAGGTTAATCCCTCGGGCCGACTATACCGCCGCGATGTCGAACGGTTCTGGAAATACTTTGCCGCGCCTTGCGTTTTAGTGCAGCGCTTTTCTTCGACCGAAACGACGATGGCAACAAGGTTATTGATTAGTCCCCAGACCGAATTGCCTGATCCCATTGTCCCAGTGGGTTATCCAGTGCTGGATAAGGAAATTCTCTTGTTAGATGAGCACCGCCAGCCAGTGACGCACAATGGTCCTGGCGAAATCGCCGTCAGAAGTCGCTATCTTTCACCCGGTTACTGGCGCGATCTAGCACTCACGCGCCAGAAATTTCTCCCAGACCCAGAGGATGCCCAAAGCCAGATTTACTGTACGGGTGACTTAGGGCAATGGCGATCAGATGGCTGTCTTCAATATCTGGGTCGCAAAGATTTTATGCTCAAAATTCGCGGCTACCGGGTGGAGCCTTCGGAGATCGAAACGGCTTTATTTGAATGCGATATTGTGCAGCAAGCGGTGGTGATTGCCGATACGGAAAATGCACAAGATCCGCGACTGATTGCTTATGTTGTGCCAACAGTACCTCAGCCCCAATTATCCAATCAGCTCTACCATGATTTACAAGACAAACTGCCAGACTATATGATGCCTGCGGCTTTCGTCCCCATGGAAGCATTACCGCTGACACCCAACGGCAAAATTGACCGCCGCGCCCTCCCAGCCGTGAATTGGTCCCAGCGCGATCGCGCCGTTGATTGCGTCGCACCGCGAACACCGATGGAAACCCAACTGAGCCAGATTTGGTGCACACTGTTAAAACTTGAGGAAGTGAGCATCAACGACAACTTCTTTATGCTCGGGGGACATTCACTCCTGGCAACACAAATGATTTCGATGATTCGGCAGGAGTTTCAGGTTGAACTCCCCCTATCAAAGATTTTTGCCGCACCAACGATTGCAGCGCTCACGATCGAGATCACATTACTCATTGGAGTTCAGGATGCAAGTCAGATTAAGCATACTGATTATGAACAAATGATGACCTTATTGGATAGCCTAGAAGAGTTAGCCGACGACGAGGTCAGCCAACAGCTCAAATGA
- a CDS encoding M15 family metallopeptidase — MSNPGLPRKSSSRRQSSEFASFDDIPEAEREAVDLPSGPSANKMAWFGITAIGLLIGGIGILTLSRLASAPASNAAKVLTSKPASKAELAKAKPAPDGRVLNHYPYKEAAQGNLDPVTADNSIQLHYKAAKAYKQMAADARVDGVLLVPLSGFRSTQIQEDLFFNVSRERNQRPQERASVSAPPGHSEHHTGYAMDIGDANVPAVNLSQNFESTAAFRWLQANAARYSFELSFPKGNEQGVSYEPWHWRFVGDSESLATFYKAREVKPQAN, encoded by the coding sequence TTGAGTAACCCTGGCCTACCCAGAAAATCCTCATCCAGACGGCAGTCCTCCGAGTTTGCATCCTTTGATGATATTCCCGAGGCCGAACGGGAAGCAGTGGATCTGCCGTCTGGCCCATCAGCTAATAAGATGGCTTGGTTCGGGATCACGGCGATCGGTCTGTTAATTGGTGGGATTGGCATCCTCACCTTGAGTCGTTTGGCTAGCGCACCGGCCAGTAATGCCGCCAAAGTCCTGACCAGTAAACCGGCTTCCAAGGCGGAGTTGGCAAAAGCGAAACCAGCGCCCGATGGCCGAGTCTTAAATCACTATCCCTACAAAGAGGCCGCGCAGGGCAACCTGGACCCCGTGACGGCCGACAATTCGATTCAGCTGCACTATAAAGCGGCTAAGGCCTATAAGCAAATGGCTGCCGATGCCCGTGTTGATGGTGTTTTGTTAGTGCCACTGTCGGGGTTTCGCAGTACCCAAATTCAGGAAGATTTATTTTTCAATGTCAGTCGTGAACGCAATCAGCGGCCCCAAGAGCGGGCGAGTGTGAGTGCGCCTCCCGGACATAGCGAACACCATACTGGGTATGCGATGGACATTGGTGATGCAAATGTCCCAGCGGTGAATCTCAGCCAAAACTTTGAAAGTACCGCTGCTTTCCGTTGGTTACAGGCGAATGCTGCCCGCTATAGCTTTGAGTTGTCATTTCCGAAGGGGAATGAGCAGGGTGTGAGCTACGAACCATGGCATTGGCGGTTTGTCGGGGACTCTGAGAGTCTGGCAACATTTTATAAGGCGCGGGAAGTTAAGCCTCAGGCAAACTAA
- a CDS encoding ABC transporter substrate-binding protein translates to MNTKSRLFAILLSLTCFSSGCTPKSATAPGNSDLTQANVCFSGNSGNQAVVWYAQDKGLFKKYGLDVKLTAITGGSSAAAAMIAGEMDFCQISGPAIVNAVVAEQDLVIIAGLFNTYVTTLIARPEIKTVDDLRGKSIAISKPGGASDTEVRIALKSLGLKPNKDVTVLAVGGQSARMVAMESGQIASTVVSPPNTLTARKRGYRELLDLASLNLPFQHTSLATTRAYLAKHPDVSQAFVKANVEAIVRMKQDPAGTKAVMAKYMLLDVKDDAAALDEAYTRLIDKALSNKPYPTLDGIQAILTNLATKNPAAAKVKPTDIADRRIIQDLNDSGFIDQLANP, encoded by the coding sequence ATGAATACTAAATCCCGCTTATTCGCCATCCTGCTTAGTCTCACTTGCTTCAGTAGTGGCTGTACCCCCAAATCAGCAACCGCTCCAGGCAATTCTGACCTAACCCAAGCCAATGTTTGTTTTAGTGGAAATTCTGGCAATCAGGCGGTGGTTTGGTACGCCCAAGATAAAGGTCTATTTAAAAAATATGGGCTAGACGTTAAGCTCACGGCAATTACCGGTGGTTCTTCTGCCGCCGCCGCAATGATCGCAGGCGAAATGGATTTCTGCCAAATTTCCGGCCCGGCGATCGTCAATGCCGTAGTAGCAGAACAGGACTTAGTCATTATTGCTGGTTTATTTAATACCTATGTCACAACCTTGATTGCCCGACCTGAGATCAAAACCGTTGACGATTTACGGGGTAAATCCATTGCCATCAGTAAACCCGGTGGTGCTTCAGATACCGAAGTGCGCATCGCGTTAAAATCCCTCGGACTCAAGCCAAATAAAGATGTCACCGTGCTTGCCGTCGGGGGCCAAAGCGCGCGGATGGTAGCGATGGAAAGTGGCCAAATCGCTAGTACCGTCGTAAGTCCGCCCAATACCCTCACCGCGCGAAAACGCGGATATCGTGAATTACTCGATCTGGCATCGCTCAATTTACCGTTTCAACATACCAGCTTGGCTACGACCCGGGCTTATTTAGCGAAACACCCGGACGTGAGTCAAGCCTTTGTCAAAGCTAATGTCGAAGCGATCGTCCGGATGAAACAAGACCCAGCGGGGACAAAAGCCGTCATGGCCAAGTATATGTTGCTGGATGTCAAAGATGATGCGGCAGCTCTGGACGAAGCCTATACGCGGCTGATCGACAAAGCCTTATCGAACAAACCTTATCCCACCCTTGATGGGATTCAAGCCATACTCACAAATTTAGCCACCAAAAACCCCGCCGCCGCCAAGGTCAAACCAACGGATATTGCCGATCGTCGAATCATCCAAGATCTTAACGATAGTGGGTTTATCGATCAGTTAGCCAACCCCTAA
- a CDS encoding DUF6765 family protein — MQIDFHHAVTYVCARLAGFADAEAATVAYAAQYVDDATNSGVVRFDNGAQFKRMSSAHKLFDYRNFQNLANSQVWIPFHFLPGNGGMPADRSPSGGFIEKLICRANSPIAQDMVRECIVERHSPYALQRLGITMHVYADTWAHQGFVGVNHRVNEARNLVDGQGQVDRRLLDRLKGYFIGEALPLGHGAVLGNPDKPFLRWGYTNGRGERIQRDNLRDFVAAAVALCDAMKRFHLGEPAGVVSPMLEADRQMIAALFANVTEHSSHRRHKQWATAIAAGKFSFGPANITYIPKGKGSWKHQALGTEKALDRSSDIFPYRDSFLTSDWKRFHDALQAHHFYVIHELLPQYGICVA; from the coding sequence ATGCAGATCGACTTTCACCATGCTGTAACCTACGTTTGTGCCAGGCTTGCCGGGTTTGCCGATGCGGAAGCGGCGACGGTGGCCTATGCCGCGCAGTACGTGGATGACGCCACCAATAGCGGCGTGGTCCGATTTGATAATGGGGCCCAGTTTAAGCGGATGAGTTCGGCGCACAAGCTGTTTGACTATCGGAATTTTCAGAATCTTGCCAATTCCCAGGTCTGGATTCCGTTTCACTTTTTGCCAGGAAATGGTGGGATGCCGGCTGATCGTTCGCCCAGTGGGGGATTTATTGAGAAGTTGATCTGTCGGGCCAATAGTCCGATCGCCCAGGATATGGTGCGGGAATGTATTGTGGAGCGCCATTCGCCCTATGCGCTCCAACGATTAGGGATTACGATGCATGTCTATGCCGATACCTGGGCGCATCAGGGGTTTGTCGGGGTGAATCACCGCGTAAATGAAGCGCGAAATCTGGTGGATGGCCAGGGGCAAGTTGATCGGCGTTTGCTCGATCGACTCAAGGGTTACTTTATTGGTGAAGCCTTGCCCTTGGGCCATGGTGCCGTATTGGGTAATCCGGATAAACCATTTTTGCGTTGGGGCTATACCAACGGCCGGGGCGAGCGCATCCAGCGGGATAATCTCCGTGACTTTGTGGCGGCGGCCGTCGCGTTATGCGATGCAATGAAACGGTTTCATTTGGGCGAACCAGCCGGGGTGGTGTCACCAATGTTGGAGGCTGATCGCCAAATGATCGCGGCCCTATTTGCTAACGTGACCGAACATAGTAGCCATCGGCGGCATAAACAATGGGCGACAGCCATTGCCGCAGGGAAATTTTCCTTTGGACCCGCTAATATTACCTATATTCCTAAGGGTAAGGGATCGTGGAAGCATCAGGCGCTCGGAACGGAAAAAGCTCTCGATCGTAGCAGTGATATCTTTCCCTATCGCGATAGCTTTTTGACCAGTGACTGGAAGCGGTTTCATGATGCCTTACAAGCTCACCATTTCTATGTAATTCATGAGTTGCTACCGCAATATGGCATTTGTGTTGCTTAG
- a CDS encoding ABC transporter ATP-binding protein: protein MPKLDVCNVSQEYQQKRHSQPVPALQEINFSIEAGRFVAIVGPSGCGKTTLLNLIAGLRSPTSGQISWNEQVIRQPGHDCAMVFQSPALLPWRTIVDNVIYGLEIKGCHRQTARQRAQYFIDLVGLQGFEESFPHELSGGMQQRVNLARALAISPSLLLLDEPLSALDAQSREYMQGEIQRIWLETGNTALYVTHQISEAIFLADQVIVMSPRPGQIRSVIPIPFARPRPLSLKRQPDFLAIEDKIWQLLMPPTSAPLPTPSPLRGPM from the coding sequence ATGCCAAAACTTGATGTCTGTAATGTCTCCCAGGAGTATCAGCAAAAACGTCATTCCCAACCTGTCCCAGCACTTCAAGAAATTAATTTCAGCATTGAAGCAGGCCGCTTTGTCGCGATTGTCGGGCCAAGCGGCTGTGGCAAAACCACACTGCTAAATTTGATTGCCGGACTTCGATCGCCCACATCGGGCCAAATCTCATGGAATGAGCAAGTCATTCGCCAGCCCGGCCATGACTGTGCCATGGTATTTCAATCGCCAGCCCTACTCCCCTGGCGGACGATCGTCGATAACGTCATCTATGGCCTCGAAATCAAGGGTTGCCATCGCCAAACAGCCCGTCAACGAGCCCAGTATTTTATCGATTTAGTCGGGCTTCAAGGATTTGAGGAAAGCTTTCCCCATGAGCTATCCGGGGGAATGCAGCAGCGCGTTAATTTAGCCCGTGCCCTGGCGATTAGTCCGAGCCTCCTACTGCTCGACGAACCCCTTTCCGCCCTCGATGCCCAAAGCCGGGAGTATATGCAAGGCGAAATCCAACGCATTTGGCTCGAAACCGGCAACACCGCTCTATACGTTACGCATCAAATTAGCGAAGCAATTTTTCTCGCCGATCAGGTGATTGTTATGTCACCGCGTCCGGGCCAAATCCGCTCAGTCATCCCCATTCCCTTTGCCCGGCCACGCCCCCTCAGTCTAAAACGTCAACCGGACTTTCTGGCAATTGAAGACAAAATCTGGCAATTGCTCATGCCCCCGACATCGGCCCCATTGCCGACGCCGAGCCCGCTGCGAGGTCCGATGTAA
- a CDS encoding phosphoribosyltransferase yields SRIFDQPLAILSTSSYRGESHERSTLVFADDLTKTTQHLGSHILLVDDLVDSGITLQKTLPWLNHKYGFYVEEVRTAVLWYKDCACIKPDYYVKHLPNNPWIHQPFERYEQMQPQALVKLD; encoded by the coding sequence CTCCCGGATATTTGATCAACCCCTGGCCATTCTTTCTACGTCTTCTTACCGAGGTGAGAGTCACGAACGATCGACCCTCGTTTTTGCCGATGACTTAACGAAAACGACACAGCATCTCGGCAGTCATATCCTCCTTGTGGATGATCTGGTTGATTCCGGTATCACCCTGCAAAAAACCTTGCCTTGGCTTAACCACAAATATGGGTTTTATGTCGAGGAAGTGCGTACTGCAGTGCTTTGGTACAAAGATTGCGCATGTATTAAGCCGGACTACTATGTAAAGCATTTACCGAATAACCCTTGGATTCATCAGCCTTTTGAAAGATACGAACAAATGCAACCGCAGGCGCTGGTGAAGTTAGATTGA